GCAGCAGCGGCGCGAGATAGCCGCCGAGACTCGCCAGCATCGCGAGGCTTAACGCGCGTTGCAGCACGGCCAGCGCGACGCTCGCGGCGCACACTACCAGCATCAGGCCGAAGGCGAGCGGCATCGGCAGCATCTGCCAGAGCCGGAACGCGCCGAAAATCGTGATATAGAGCGCGCCCACCGCGCCGCCCTGGAGGATGAGCGCATAGACCGGCGTCTTGTGGCGCAGTCGCCAGCCGAACGCCAGCAGCACGAGCGCGGCGACGCCCGCGCCCGCCACGCGCAGCTCAAGCGGCAGCATGCCGCGCTCAACGCTGTAGCGCAGCAGGAAGGAGATGCCTAAAAAGAGAAGAATGACGCCGATTTTGGCGAGCGGATTGCCCTGCATAAACCAGCGCGTCAGGCTGGTAAGCATGCCGCCTGCCGCCGCGGCATGGCCAGATTCTGCTGCGGGTTCCTCGCGGCGCGTAGCGGCGGCGGGCGCAGGGGCTTTCGCCGCGTTGCGCACGGCCTGCGACCAGACCGGCGGCGCGTCCGTCTGCGGCGCCGGTTCAGGCTCGGGCGCTGCCGCGGTTTCAGGCACCGGTTCAGGCTTCGGCGCGACAAACACGGGCGCAGGCTCCGCCGCAGGGGTTGCCATCGGTACGGTTTCCGCGCCCGGCGGCGCAGACGCCGTGGCAAGCCGCGCTTCCAGCGTCTCTATGCGATTACGCAGGCGATGAAGTTCGGTTTCATTACGCGCGCTGCGTTTTAGCGCCATGATGGCTATGACTGGCACCACAACCACACAGAAGAGCGCAATCAGAGCAGCAAATACAAAAATCTCATCCATTGATTTCAGACCCTGCGGCAGAAGTGCGGCTACTTTCCCATATCTGGATGAAAAGCGGTATTCCTTTACCGCGTTTCGTTACGCTTATCGCGAATGCAGGATCACCGCCGCGCCCGCGGCGAGCCGCAGCGTCTGCCCTTCCAGCGCGCCGCCGCCCTCTTCGCGCGTCCAGGCCCGGTCATCAAGGAGCGGCGAGAACGGCAGTGTGATTTCACAGGCTGCGCCGCGATTCAGCGCCACCAACACCCGCTCCTGCTGAAAGACACGCGTAAACACCAGGACGTCGCTTTTCGCATACACCACCTGACACGCGCCGGAACGCAGCGCCCGGTTGCGATGACGCAGGCGCGCGAGCCGCTGATACAACGCCAGCAGCTCGCCGTCCTGCTGTGTCTTATCCCACGGGAACGGCTGGCGGCAGAACGGATCGTTGCCGCCTTCCACGCCCACTTCGTCGCCATAGAAGACGCAGGGCACGCCGGGCCAGCAGAAAAGCCACACCGCCGCTGCCCTGATGCGCGCCGGGTCGCCTTTGGCGACCGTTTTAAAACGCGCGGTGTCATGGCTGTCGAGCTGGTTAAACATACGCAACTGCTGCTGGTGCGAGAGCGCGGCGCGATACTCCTCCATCCACCGCGCGCAGTCGGCGGCGTCAAGCTGCTGCGGCTCCAGCCCGTGATCGACACCCGCGAGAAAGCTCCACACCGGCGTCGTAAAGCCACGGTAGTTCATGGCCGCATCTTCCACGTCGTTTTGCAGCCACTGGCGCGCATCGCCAAAATGTTCGCCGAAGACAAACGCCTGCGGGTTTACGGCTTTGGCCGCGCGGGTGATCCCCTCAACGTGGCGCAGGTTTGCTTTCGCGCCGCCGCTTTCCCCGAGCATATGCACCACATCGAGCCGCCAGCCGTCGATGCTCCACGGCGCTTTCAGCCAGTGCTTCACCACGCTCTCTTCGCCCGCATAAATCTCGTCCACCACGCCAGGCTCAGCGAAATCGAGCTTCGGCAGGCTGTCGTAGCCGAGCCAGCAGAAGGCATGACCGTCCCCGGCGAAGGTGTACCAGTTGCGCGTCGGCGAATCCGGGTGATGGCACGCCCCGTCGGTGCCGTGATTCTGGCGATCGAACCACGGGTGCGTGTCGCCGGTGTGGTTAAAGACGCCGTCCAGAATCAGGCGCATACCCGTCTCACGCGTTTTTTCACGCAAGCGCAGCAGCGCCTCATCGCCGCCGAACTGCGGATCGACGTGGCGATAATCGGCGGTGTCGTATTTATGCACGCTCGGCGCGCTGAAGATGGGGTTGAGGTAGAGCGCCGTGACGCCGAGTTTTTTCAGGTACGGCAGTTTTTCGCAGATACCGTCGAGATCGCCACCGTAAAACGTCGAGCCGCCCGCCTCTGCGCTGACCGGCTCGTGCCAGTCGCGCAGAATGATGTCGTGGCCCTGGGCGTGGTGGAAATAGATATTGTCCTGCTGCGCGCCGCGCGTCGTACTGCGGGCGAAGCGGTCCGGGAAAATCTGATAGAACACCTGATCCTGCACCCACTGCGGGCCGTCGTCGGGCGCGTCGATAGCGAACAGCGCCAGCCGGGCGGGCGGAAACTCACTCAGCCCCAGCGGGCTGAACCATTGCTGGCGATCGCCCCATAAAAGCTTAAAGCCGTAGCGGCGGCGCGGCTGGCCGTCGCCGAGCGGAATGCTCGCCTGCCACGCGCTGACCTGCGGATGCGGCGCGGCGCTCAGGCGCTTCATCTCAAAGGGCGTTTCTTCGTTATCGCGCTCGTAACGCAGCATGACCTTTTCCGGCAGCGCGTCGCCCGCAAGCCAGAGGGTAATGAGTAATTTCTCCCCCTGCCGGTGAATAAAGGGCGCAACGGGGAGATGCCAGGCATTCAACATACAATTTGATCCTTAATCGACAGAAAACAGGCGCATCTTTCCACAGGGGCAACCGCGCGCCTTCCTCATTCTGGATTTAATTGGGGGAGGAGACGGGAGGCGGAGAAACAGAAGTGAGCGTAGAGCGAAAACGACATCCCCGCCAGGCGGCGGGGATGGAAGGGAGCATTATGCGGAAAGTCGGGCGTCGCGGCGGCGTTTAAACACCCAGCCCACCAGCAGCAGCGCAATCCACGCGAAACCGACGTAGAGCGAAATGCGGGTATCGGGGTGATAGCCAATCAGCGCGATGATAAACGCCAGGAAAATCAGGCCGACGATGGTCGTCGCCACGCCGCCCGGCACTTTGAATTTCAGCGCTTTGACTTCATCTGCGCTCAGGCGACGGCGGAACGCCACCTGCGAGAGCAGGATCATTATCCAGACCCAGACGGTCGCAAAGGTCGCGAGTGACGCAATCACCAGGAAGACGTTTTCCGGCATGATGTAGTTGAGGTACACCGCCAGCAGCATCGCGAAGCACATCACCACCACCGTCACCCACGGAATGCCGCGGCGCGAGGTTTTGGCGAACACTTTCGGCGCGCTGCCCTGCTCGGCCATGCCGTGCAGCATACGGCCCACGCCAAACACATCGCTGTTAATTGCCGACAGCGAGGCCGTCAGCACCACGAAATTCAGAATGCCCGCCGCAACGGTGATCCCCATATGCTGGAAGGTGAGCACAAACGGGCTGCCGTTGGTGCCGACTTCACTCCACGGGTAGATGGACATAATCACGAACAGAGTGCCGACGTAGAACACCAGAATACGCAGCGGCACAGAGTTAATGGCGCGCGGAATGGATTTAGCCGGATCTTTCGCTTCACCGGCGGTGATGCCGATAATCTCGATGCCGCCGTAGGCGAACATCACCATTTGCAGCGCCATGACGGTGCCAATCCAGCCGTTCGCGAAGAAGCCGCCGTTACTCCAGAGATTATGGATGCCGGTCGGCTGACCGCCGTTGCCGATACCCCAGACAATGATGCCGATACCGGCCGCGATCATGATGATAATGGTGGCGACTTTAAAGAACGAAAACCAGAACTCCAGCTCGCCGAACACTTTCACGCTCATCAGGTTAATGGCGCAGATGATAAGCACCACGCTCAGTACCCAGACCCAGTGCGGCACCGTCGGGAACCAGACGCCCATATAGATGCCGAACGCGGTAACGTCGGCAATGGCGACAATCAGAATTTCAAAGCAGTAGGTCCAGCCGGTGATATAGCCTGCAAGCGGGCCAAGGTTATCCTGCGCGTAGCGAGAGAATGAGCTCGCCGCCGGGTTGTGCACTGACATCTCGCCGAGCGCGCGCATGATGATATACGCCGCCACGCCGCCGATAATGTAAGCCAGCAGTACGCTCGGGCCGGCCATTTTGATGGCGTCCGCCGAGCCGTAAAACAGGCCGGTGCCAATCGCTGAACCCAGCGCCATAAAGCGGATGTGTCTTGTACTCAATCCGCGCTTGAGCTTGTTCTCGTTTTCCATCTTTCCAGTACCACGTCATACAATAAAAAACCACGGAGCCAGGCCCCGTGGTTCAACAATCAACCGACGATCAGTGAGCGGTGGTTGTCACGCTCCGTCCGGCCGCACGATCCCAGAGCGCCGCCGCCAGCGTAATCGCAACGGTCGGCAGCAGCCAGGCCAGCCCCTGATCCGCCATCGGCAGTTTCTGAGTCCAGGCCGGAAGGATACCGCTTATCGCCGAGGCTTTCACCCCATCAATCAAACCAAACAGCAGACTGACCGCCATCGCCGGGGCGATAACACGGCCCGAATTATGCCACCAGCCGCGGGTGAAGCTCAGCACAACAAGTGCGATACACGGCGGATAGATGGCCGTCAGCACCGGAATGGAGAACTGAATCAGCTGGCTTAAGCCAAGGTTCGACACCACCATCGAGAAGAGACCCAGGATAAACACCAGCGTGCGGTAAGAGAGCGGCAGGTACTGCGCGAAGAACTCGGCGCAGGCGCAGGTCAGGCCGACCGCCGTCACCATACACGCGAGGAAGATCAGCGCCGCCAGCAGGAAGCTACCCGCGCCGCCGAAGGTATGCTGAACATAGGCATGCAGAATCGCCGCGCCGTTAGCGGATTGATCCACCAGCGTCGCGCTGTCAGAACCGAGACGGAACAGCGCCAGGTAGAGCAGCGTCAGGCCGACGCCCGCCATCAGGCCCGCGAAAATGGTGTAGCGCGTCAGCAGGCGAGAATCAGACACGCCGCGTGAACGCGCCGCGTTGACGATAACAATCCCGAACACCATCGCGCCGAGCGTATCCATCGTCAGATAACCATTCACGAAGCCGTTAGAAAACGCCGCTTTCTGATAGGCGTCTGTCGCCACGCTGATATCGCCCGCCGGCCAGACAATCGCCGCCACCGACAGCACCACCAGCGCGATGATTTTCAGCGGGGCCAGGAAGTTGCCCACGGTATCCAGCAGTTTGCCCGGATAGAGCGACACCAGAATCACCAGCGCGAAATAGACCAGGCTGTAGATGAGCAGCGGCAGCGCGCCGTCGCCGGTGAGCGGCGCAATGCCAACTTCAAACGACACGGTCGCGGTGCGCGGCGTCGCGAACAGCGGCCCGACGGCCAGATAACACACCGTCGCCAGCAGAATGCCCGCGACGCGGCCAATCGGATGGCTCAGGCTGTCAACGCCACC
The genomic region above belongs to Cronobacter malonaticus LMG 23826 and contains:
- the proY gene encoding proline-specific permease ProY, which gives rise to MENENKLKRGLSTRHIRFMALGSAIGTGLFYGSADAIKMAGPSVLLAYIIGGVAAYIIMRALGEMSVHNPAASSFSRYAQDNLGPLAGYITGWTYCFEILIVAIADVTAFGIYMGVWFPTVPHWVWVLSVVLIICAINLMSVKVFGELEFWFSFFKVATIIIMIAAGIGIIVWGIGNGGQPTGIHNLWSNGGFFANGWIGTVMALQMVMFAYGGIEIIGITAGEAKDPAKSIPRAINSVPLRILVFYVGTLFVIMSIYPWSEVGTNGSPFVLTFQHMGITVAAGILNFVVLTASLSAINSDVFGVGRMLHGMAEQGSAPKVFAKTSRRGIPWVTVVVMCFAMLLAVYLNYIMPENVFLVIASLATFATVWVWIMILLSQVAFRRRLSADEVKALKFKVPGGVATTIVGLIFLAFIIALIGYHPDTRISLYVGFAWIALLLVGWVFKRRRDARLSA
- the malZ gene encoding maltodextrin glucosidase; the protein is MLNAWHLPVAPFIHRQGEKLLITLWLAGDALPEKVMLRYERDNEETPFEMKRLSAAPHPQVSAWQASIPLGDGQPRRRYGFKLLWGDRQQWFSPLGLSEFPPARLALFAIDAPDDGPQWVQDQVFYQIFPDRFARSTTRGAQQDNIYFHHAQGHDIILRDWHEPVSAEAGGSTFYGGDLDGICEKLPYLKKLGVTALYLNPIFSAPSVHKYDTADYRHVDPQFGGDEALLRLREKTRETGMRLILDGVFNHTGDTHPWFDRQNHGTDGACHHPDSPTRNWYTFAGDGHAFCWLGYDSLPKLDFAEPGVVDEIYAGEESVVKHWLKAPWSIDGWRLDVVHMLGESGGAKANLRHVEGITRAAKAVNPQAFVFGEHFGDARQWLQNDVEDAAMNYRGFTTPVWSFLAGVDHGLEPQQLDAADCARWMEEYRAALSHQQQLRMFNQLDSHDTARFKTVAKGDPARIRAAAVWLFCWPGVPCVFYGDEVGVEGGNDPFCRQPFPWDKTQQDGELLALYQRLARLRHRNRALRSGACQVVYAKSDVLVFTRVFQQERVLVALNRGAACEITLPFSPLLDDRAWTREEGGGALEGQTLRLAAGAAVILHSR
- the brnQ gene encoding branched-chain amino acid transporter carrier protein BrnQ — protein: MTHRLKSRDIIALGFMTFALFVGAGNIIFPPMVGLQAGPHVWTAAIGFLITAVGLPVLTVVALAKVGGGVDSLSHPIGRVAGILLATVCYLAVGPLFATPRTATVSFEVGIAPLTGDGALPLLIYSLVYFALVILVSLYPGKLLDTVGNFLAPLKIIALVVLSVAAIVWPAGDISVATDAYQKAAFSNGFVNGYLTMDTLGAMVFGIVIVNAARSRGVSDSRLLTRYTIFAGLMAGVGLTLLYLALFRLGSDSATLVDQSANGAAILHAYVQHTFGGAGSFLLAALIFLACMVTAVGLTCACAEFFAQYLPLSYRTLVFILGLFSMVVSNLGLSQLIQFSIPVLTAIYPPCIALVVLSFTRGWWHNSGRVIAPAMAVSLLFGLIDGVKASAISGILPAWTQKLPMADQGLAWLLPTVAITLAAALWDRAAGRSVTTTAH